In Oryza glaberrima chromosome 8, OglaRS2, whole genome shotgun sequence, the following are encoded in one genomic region:
- the LOC127783241 gene encoding transcription factor MYBS3-like isoform X2: MPQDSRPAAMRLFGVTISPPPPPEPEPEPEPDPSDPRDPSPRPAREEAMRKCKSMGNLAAASSAAAGGGGAGDAGGSGDGYLSDGGLLLSSGKRRRAQERKKAVPWTEEEHRTFLAGLEKLGKGDWRGISKNFVTTRTPTQVASHAQKYFLRQTNPNKKKRRSSLFDMMATDMSPAPNCPVLPPSMGKLHDMVAMTKQLQNSSLEGVSSSSTVNLAPQVARDLPPPIPSFKATNVDSSLSKMNHMNLLR; the protein is encoded by the exons ATGCCTCAAGATTCGCGCCCCGCCGCGATGCGCCTCTTCGGCGTcaccatctcgccgccgccgccgccggagccggagccggagccggagccggatcCGTCCGACCCCCGGGATCCGAGCCcgcggccggcgagggaggaggcgatgCGCAAGTGCAAGAGCATGggcaacctcgccgccgcctcctccgccgcagccggcggcggcggcgccggggacgccGGGGGATCGGGCGACGGGTACCTCTCCGACGGTGGGCTGCTGCTGTCCtccggcaagcggcggcgcgcgcaggagaggaagaaag CTGTCCCTTGGACTGAAGAAGAGCACCGAACATTTCTTGCTGGTCTTGAAAAGCTAGGAAAGGGGGACTGGAGGGGTATATCTAAGAACTTTGTTACTACCAGGACTCCAACTCAAGTGGCTAGTCATGCTCAGAAATATTTTCTTAGACAAACTAATCCAAACAAGAAGAAGCGCAGATCAAGCCTTTTTGATATGATGGCAACTGATATG TCACCAGCACCAAACTGCCCTGTCTTGCCACCATCAATGGGAAAATTACATGATATGGTAGCTATGACTAAACAACTCCAGAACAGCAGTTTG GAAGGAGTCTCATCTTCAAGCACAGTTAATCTAGCACCACAAGTTGCAAGAGATCTTCCTCCCCCAATTCCATCTTTTAAAGCAACAAATGTAGATTCAAGTCTCAGCAAAATGAACCACATG AATCTTTTGCGATAA
- the LOC127783241 gene encoding transcription factor MYBS2-like isoform X1 produces the protein MPQDSRPAAMRLFGVTISPPPPPEPEPEPEPDPSDPRDPSPRPAREEAMRKCKSMGNLAAASSAAAGGGGAGDAGGSGDGYLSDGGLLLSSGKRRRAQERKKAVPWTEEEHRTFLAGLEKLGKGDWRGISKNFVTTRTPTQVASHAQKYFLRQTNPNKKKRRSSLFDMMATDMSPAPNCPVLPPSMGKLHDMVAMTKQLQNSSLEGVSSSSTVNLAPQVARDLPPPIPSFKATNVDSSLSKMNHMDGFLRAPMLFRPIPRIAEGASSSTPATASIADLEFQANLTACSNALFASPRRKPKKADPPAEKDLDLTVAPPSQQNRASISSQNAVGVIQVV, from the exons ATGCCTCAAGATTCGCGCCCCGCCGCGATGCGCCTCTTCGGCGTcaccatctcgccgccgccgccgccggagccggagccggagccggagccggatcCGTCCGACCCCCGGGATCCGAGCCcgcggccggcgagggaggaggcgatgCGCAAGTGCAAGAGCATGggcaacctcgccgccgcctcctccgccgcagccggcggcggcggcgccggggacgccGGGGGATCGGGCGACGGGTACCTCTCCGACGGTGGGCTGCTGCTGTCCtccggcaagcggcggcgcgcgcaggagaggaagaaag CTGTCCCTTGGACTGAAGAAGAGCACCGAACATTTCTTGCTGGTCTTGAAAAGCTAGGAAAGGGGGACTGGAGGGGTATATCTAAGAACTTTGTTACTACCAGGACTCCAACTCAAGTGGCTAGTCATGCTCAGAAATATTTTCTTAGACAAACTAATCCAAACAAGAAGAAGCGCAGATCAAGCCTTTTTGATATGATGGCAACTGATATG TCACCAGCACCAAACTGCCCTGTCTTGCCACCATCAATGGGAAAATTACATGATATGGTAGCTATGACTAAACAACTCCAGAACAGCAGTTTG GAAGGAGTCTCATCTTCAAGCACAGTTAATCTAGCACCACAAGTTGCAAGAGATCTTCCTCCCCCAATTCCATCTTTTAAAGCAACAAATGTAGATTCAAGTCTCAGCAAAATGAACCACATG GACGGTTTCTTGAGGGCGCCCATGCTGTTCAGACCAATTCCAAGAATCGCTGAAGGGGCATCTTCATCGACTCCTGCAACTGCAAGCATAGCTGATCTGGAATTTCAAGCTAACCTGACTGCATGTTCTAATGCATTATTCGCGAGTCCGAGAAGAAAGCCAAAGAAGGCAGATCCTCCAGCAGAGAAGGATCTGGATCTGACAGTTGCCCCACCCTCCCAACAAAACAGGGCCAGTATTTCTTCCCAGAACGCAGTAGGCGTAATTCAAGTCGTATAG
- the LOC127781589 gene encoding transcription factor MYB61-like, translated as MGHHSCCNQQKVKRGLWSPEEDEKLIRYITTHGYGCWSEVPEKAGLQRCGKSCRLRWINYLRPDIRRGRFTAEEEKLIISLHAIVGNRWAHIASHLPGRTDNEIKNYWNSWIKKKIRKPAAAAAAATTTSPNNPPPCSTATSDHHHLPPPAFGGADHHLQLDAIINQNLISSLPPKLAGGDDSPPAVPGLPHHCPLFMFDATTTGAGGAVSPPPPSSLIPTHLHHHHHPFIASFTAAMSADTPSYLPPLVDGMAAMGAAMDCSLEDGQTAAAMAATNGYYQHHQKHQQLEIELEEEEQRQLGHHHHQHHHEHEHEHENHQWDEEEAQHLLMWDQEVLTSSNLEAMQSGAHSLLFMGPNDHD; from the exons ATGGGGCATCACTCTTGCTGCAACCAGCAGAAGGTGAAGAGGGGCCTCTGGTCTCCTGAGGAAGATGAGAAGCTCATCAGATACATCACCACCCATGGCTATGGCTGCTGGAGCGAGGTCCCGGAGAAAGCCG GTTTGCAGCGATGTGGGAAGAGCTGCCGGCTCCGGTGGATCAACTACCTGAGACCGGACATCCGGCGAGGGCGGttcacggcggaggaggagaagctcaTCATCAGCCTGCACGCCATTGTTGGCAACAG gtgggcccacatTGCCAGCCACCTGCCtggccggaccgacaacgagatcaagaactacTGGAATTCATGGATCAAGAAGAAGATTCgcaagccggcggcggccgccgccgcggcgaccacGACGAGCCCGAACAACCCGCCGCCGTGCAGCACGGCGACGTcggaccaccaccacctgccgccgccggcgttcgGCGGCGCTGATCACCACCTGCAGCTCGACGCCATCATCAACCAGAACCTGATATCATCCCTGCCGCcgaagctcgccggcggcgacgactcgccgccggcggtgccCGGGCTGCCGCACCACTGCCCGCTCTTCATGTtcgacgccaccaccaccggcgccggcggcgccgtcagcccgccgccgccgtcatcactGATCCCaacccacctccaccaccaccaccacccgttCATCGCCAGCTTCACGGCGGCGATGTCCGCCGACACGCCGAGCTACCTGCCCCCGCTGGTCGACGGCATGGCAGCCATGGGAGCGGCCATGGATTGCAGCTTAGAAGATGGCCAAacagccgccgccatggccgccaccaaTGGCTACTACCAGCATCATCAGAAGCATCAGCAGCTGGAGAttgagctggaggaggaggagcagaggcagctaggacatcatcatcatcagcatcacCATGAGCATGAGCATGAGCATGAAAATCATCAGTGGGATGAAGAAGAAGCACAGCATCTGCTGATGTGGGATCAAGAAGTACTGACATCATCCAACTTGGAGGCCATGCAAAGTGGTGCTCATTCCCTCCTTTTTATGGGACCAAATGACCATGATTAA
- the LOC127781653 gene encoding F-box protein PP2-B10-like gives MASGGGGGGEAVEEGTTTRVGDLPEACLADVIALTSPRDACRLAAVSPSFRAAAESDAVWDRFLPPDYRAIAPLPPPPATAAASGGKRMKKGVYLGLCDKPVPVDDGSMMVWLEKESGAKCFALPARKLSLPWEDGEFSWRWTPHPLSRFEEVAQLVDCTCLDIYGRLPAAALTPATPYAAYLVFGTAAAAEGHRGLSFPDQETTVSAAGRVVARHAVCLRPDDAEARKFRGVGLAGAGVPVRRPARRGDGWSEMELGRVAADEVAGAGGEDVVASFEVLGWYPKRGLVVECMEFRPVV, from the exons atggcgagcggcggcggcggcggcggcgaggcggtggaggagggtaCGACGACGCGGGTGGGCGACCTGCCGGAGGCGTGCCTGGCGGACGTGATCGCGCTCACCTCGCCGCGGGACGCCTGCAGGCTGgccgccgtgtcgccgtcgttccgcgccgcggcggagtcGGACGCCGTCTGGGACCGCTTCCTCCCGCCGGACTACCGCGCCATcgcgcccctgccgccgccgccggctacggcggcggcgagcggcggcaagaGGATGAAGAAGGGCGTCTACCTCGGGCTCTGCGACAAGCCCGTCCCCGTCGACGACGGCAGCATG ATGGTGTGGCTGGAGAAGGAGAGCGGGGCCAAGTGCTTCGCGCTGCCGGCGAGGAAGCTGAGCTTGCCATGGGAGGACGGCGAGTTCAGCTGGAGATGGACACCTCACCCTCTCTCCAG GTTTGAGGAGGTGGCGCAGCTGGTGGACTGCACGTGCCTGGACATCTAcgggcggctgccggcggcggcgctgacgccggcgacgccgtacGCGGCGTACCTGGTGTtcggcaccgcggcggcggcggaggggcacCGCGGGCTGAGCTTCCCGGACCAGGAGACGACGGTGTCCGCGGCGGGGCGCGTCGTGGCGCGCCACGCCGTGTGCCTCCGCCCCGACGACGCCGAGGCGCGCAAGTTCAGGGgcgtcggcctcgccggcgccggcgtcccgGTCAGGCgccccgcgcggcgcggcgacgggtgGTCGGAGATGGAGCTCGGCCGggtggccgccgacgaggtcgccggcgccggcggcgaggacgtggTGGCGAGCTTCGAGGTGCTCGGGTGGTATCCCAAGCGCGGCCTCGTCGTCGAGTGTATGGAGTTTAGGCCTGTAGTCTGA
- the LOC127781216 gene encoding tyrosine--tRNA ligase 1, cytoplasmic-like: MDPSQPSGSSADASASSSSSSAVENLAAGMAAMSLQDRFELLRGIGEECIQEDELMNLLQKKPVPICYDGFEPSGRMHIAQGIVKTINVNKMVRAGCKVKIWIADWFAQLNNKMGGDIKKIQTVGRYMIEIWRAAGMNLDGVEFLWSSEEINKRANEYWPLVMDIARKNNVKRIMRCCQIMGRNDSDELTAAQIFYPCMQCADIFFLKADICQLGMDQRKVNMLAREYCDDIKRRNKPIILSHHMLPGFKEGQEKMSKSDPSSAIFMEDDEAQVNLKIKQAFCPPNIVDGNPCLEYIKYIVFPWFETFEVVRKEENGGNKTFANMNELIADYESGALHPADVKPALAKAINQILQPIRDHFKNNSEAKVLLNTVKNYKVKTEDTSSRPQAS; encoded by the exons atggacccCTCGCAGCCGTCCGGGAGCTCCGCCGACGcctcggcgtcctcctcctcctcctccgccgtggaGAATCTCGCCGCGGGGATGGCGGCCATGAGCCTCCAGGATCGGTTCGAGTTGCTGCGGGGGATCGGCGAGGAGTGCATCCAGGAGGACGAGCTCATGAACCTGCTGCAGAAGAAGCCCGTCCCCATCTGCTACGACGGCTTCGAGCCCTCCGGCCGCATGCACATTGCGCAG GGCATTGTGAAGACAATCAATGTTAACAAGATGGTCAGAGCTGGATGCAAAGTGAAAATTTGGATAGCAGACTGGTTTGCTCAGCTAAACAACAAGATGGGGggtgatataaaaaaaatacagactGTGGGACGCTACATGATTGAGATTTGGAGAGCGGCTGGTATGAATCTTGATGGTGTGGAATTCTTGTGGTCCTCAGAGGAAATCAATAAGCGTGCAAATGAATATTGGCCACTTGTAATGGACATTGCTCGTAAAAATAATGTCAAAAGAATAATGAG ATGTTGTCAGATTATGGGTCGGAATGATTCGGATGAGTTGACAGCTGCCCAGATCTTCTATCCTTGCATGCAGTGTGctgatatatttttcttaaag GCAGACATTTGCCAGTTGGGCATGGACCAAAGGAAGGTCAATATGCTAGCCAGGGAGTACTGTGATGACATCAAAAGGAGAAACAAACCAATTATTCTGTCACATC ATATGCTCCCTGGTTTTAAGGAGGGCCAAGAAAAGATGTCAAAGAGTGATCCATCCTCAGCCATTTTTATGGAAGATGACGAG GCTCAGGTAAATTTGAAGATAAAACAAGCATTTTGCCCTCCCAACATTGTTGATGGCAATCCATGCTTGGAGTACATCAAGTACATTGTTTTCCCTTGGTTTGAAACGTTTGAGGTGGTTCGGAAGGAAGAAAATGGCGGTAACAA GACATTTGCCAACATGAATGAACTCATCGCTGATTATGAGAGTGGTGCTTTGCATCCTGCTGATGTTAAACCAGCTCTTGCAAAAGCGATAAACCAAATATTGCAG CCTATCCGTGACCACTTCAAAAACAACAGTGAAGCAAAAGTTCTGCTCAACACTGTtaag AATTACAAAGTAAAAACGGAGGATACTAGTTCAAGACCTCAAGCATCTTAG